Proteins from a single region of Halichoerus grypus chromosome 13, mHalGry1.hap1.1, whole genome shotgun sequence:
- the SUSD2 gene encoding sushi domain-containing protein 2, which translates to MMLPLLLWALLLLLATVPGPGPRPAAGARGSCSHRCGDQDGLCSCHPTCSGLSSCCSDFRDFCLEVSPYSGSMMGGKDFVVQHLSWFNPTDGVICRFKESIQTLGHVDSFGRVHCVSPLLYETGRIPFTLSMDNGRSFPRSGTWLAVHPSKVSETEKSELVNETHWQYYGTAGITGNLTVTWEPSALPTQSVTIELWGYEETGKPYSDKWAAKWSYLYPLATSIPNSGFFTFTPKPAPPNYQKWEVGALRIINSKYYAGEKDVQALWSSEHALAWHLGEDFQADPEAWARAQCLAWEELEDQLPSFLQELPDCPCTLAQARADSGRFHTDYGCDIEHGSVCTYHPGAVHCVRSVQASPQYASGQQCCYTEAGTLLLTADSTGGSTPDRGHDWGAPPFRTPPRVPGLSHWLYDVVSFYHCCLWAPECSRYMRRRPSSDCRSYRPSRLASAFGDPHFVTFDGANFSFNGRGEYVLLEATLTNLRVQGRAQPRTTSEGPQDRGTGLVAVAVQEGNSDVVEVRLAGEGRVLQVLLNQEVLSFTEQSWMDLKGMFLSVAAQDSVSIMLSSGAGLEVSIQGPFLSVTVLLPEKFLTHTQGLLGTLNDDPTDDFTLRNGKVLPPKATSRELFRFGADWAVENTSSLLTYDSWSLVNNFLYQSKHDYSFQPLFPEETVPDPRQAAEAAELCGDNDFCIFDVMATGSLSVGNATRMAHQGHQHRVQSLQPVTSCGWLAPPRNGRKEGIRYLSGSTVSFRCDSGYSLFGSEASTCQADGTWSRPTPMCQPARSYTVLLSIIFGGLAVVALVALTYVLLRHRKRNMASWGSQP; encoded by the exons ATGatgctgcccctcctgctctgggccctgctgctgctgctggcgaCAGTCCCCGGGCCGGGCCCCCGGCCTGCAGCAG GTGCCAGGGGGAGCTGCTCCCACCGCTGTGGAGACCAGGATGGGCTGTGCTCCTGCCACCCGACCTGCTCCGGCCTGAGCTCCTGCTGCTCCGACTTTCGGGACTTCTGCCTAGAAGTCTCACCCTACTCGGGCTCTATGATGGGCGGCAAGGACTTCGTAGTGCAGCACCTCAGCTGGTTCAACCCCACCGATGGCGTGATCTGCAG GTTTAAGGAGAGCATCCAGACCCTCGGGCATGTGGACTCCTTTGGACGTGTGCACTGTGTGTCCCCCTTGCTCTATGAGACGGGCCGCATCCCCTTCACACTCTCCATGGACAATGGTCGCTCCTTTCCGCGCTCGGGGACCTGGCTAGCCG TGCACCCCAGCAAGGTGTCGGAGACGGAGAAGAGCGAGCTGGTGAATGAGACCCACTGGCAATACTATGGCACCGCCGGCATCACGGGCAACCTCACCGTGACCTGGGAGCCCTCGGCTCTGCCCACGCAGTCTGTCACCATCGAGCTCTGGGGTTATGAGGAGACAG GGAAGCCCTATTCAGATAAGTGGGCAGCAAAGTGGTCGTACCTATACCCCCTGGCCACAAGCATCCCCAACTCTGGCTTCTTCACCTTCACTCCGAAACCCGCACCTCCAAACTACCAGAAATGGGAAGTGGGTGCACTTCGGATCATCAACAGCAAATACTACGCAGGGGAGAA GGACGTGCAGGCGCTCTGGAGCAGCGAGCACGCGCTGGCCTGGCACCTGGGTGAGGACTTCCAGGCGGACCCCGAGGCCTGGGCCCGGGCCCAGTGCCTGGCCTGGGAAGAGCTGGAGGACCAACTGCCCAGCTTCCTGCAGGAGCTGCCTGACTGCCCCTGCACCCTGGCTCAGGCCCGGGCTGACTCGGGCCGCTTCCAC ACGGACTACGGCTGTGACATTGAGCACGGCAGCGTGTGCACCTACCACCCCGGGGCCGTGCACTGTGTGCGCTCCGTGCAAGCCAG cccccagtacGCCTCCGGCCAGCAGTGCTGCTACACAGAGGCCGGCACCCTGCTCCTGACGGCCGACTCAACCGGGGGCAGCACCCCGGACCGCGGCCACGACTGGGGCGCGCCCCCGTTCCGCACACCGCCCCGCGTGCCTGGCCTCTCCCATTGGCTCTACGATGTCGTCAGCTTCTACCACTGCTGCCTCTGGGCGCCCGAGTGCTCCCGGTACATGCGGCGGCGGCCCTCCAGTGACTGTCGCAGCTACCGGCCGTCGCGCCTAG ccTCCGCTTTCGGGGATCCACATTTTGTCACCTTTGACGGTGCCAACTTCTCGTTCAACGGGCGTGGCGAGTACGTGCTGCTGGAGGCCACGCTGACCAACTTGAGGGTGCAGGGGCGGGCCCAGCCCCGCACGACTTCGGAGG GCCCGCAGGACCGGGGCACGGGGCTGGTGGCCGTGGCCGTGCAGGAGGGCAACTCCGACGTGGTGGAGGTCCGGCTGGCTGGCGAGGGCCGGGTCCTGCAGGTGCTGCTGAACCAGGAGGTGCTCAGCTTCACCGAGCAGAGCTGGATGGACCTGAAGG GTATGTTCCTGTCCGTAGCTGCCCAGGACAGCGTATCCATCATGCTGTCATCAGGGGCTGGCCTGGAGGTCAGCATCCAGGGTCCATTCCTGAGTGTGACTGTCCTCCTGCCTGAGAAGTTCCTTACCCACACGCAAGGCCTTCTCGGGACACTGAATGATGACCCCACCGATGACTTCACCCTGCGCAACGGGAAGGTCTTGCCCCCCAAGGCCACTTCCCGCGAGCTCTTCCGCTTTGGGGCCGACT GGGCCGTGGAGAACACCTCGTCCCTGCTCACCTATGACTCCTGGTCCCTGGTCAACAACTTCCTGTATCAGTCCAAGCATGACTACAGCTTTCAGCCCCTGTTCCCCGAGGAGACCGTCCCCGACCCCCGTCAGGCCGCTGAGGCGGCTGAATTGTGTGGAGACAACGATTTCTGCATATTCGACGTGATGGCCACTGGGAGCCTGAGCGTGGGCAATGCTACGCGGATGGCCCACCAGGGGCACCAGCATCGTGTGCAGAGCCTGCAGCCTG TGACGTCCTGTGGCTGGCTGGCTCCGCCCCGCAATGGGCGCAAGGAGGGTATCAGGTACCTGTCGGGCTCCACCGTCTCCTTCCGCTGTGACAGCGGCTACAGCCTGTTTGGGTCGGAGGCCAGCACCTGCCAGGCTGATGGCACCTGGTCCAGGCCCACCCCCATGTGCCAGCCAG CGCGGAGCTACACGGTGCTGCTGAGCATCATCTTCGGAGGCCTGGCGGTGGTGGCTCTGGTCGCGCTCACCTATGTGCTGCTGCGTCACAGGAAGCGCAACAT GGCCAGCTGGGGTTCGCAGCCCTGA
- the GGT5 gene encoding glutathione hydrolase 5 proenzyme: protein MAQGRRAIVSMVLLGLGLALAIIVPAVVLSRRHTGCGPQAFAHAAVAADSKVCSDIGRAILQQHGSPVDATIAALVCTGVVNPQSMGLGGGVIFTIYNATTGKVEVINARETVPASYVPGLLDQCERAQPLGTGAQWIAVPGELRGYAEAHRRHGRLPWARLFWPTVSLLRGDYRMPSILSQFLQNDFLRPSLYRTSLRQLFFNGTEPLRAQDPFPWPALAATLETVATEGAEAFYTGTLGQTLLEDIANQGSSLTPQDLASFQPEVVDALEMPLGDYTLYSPPPPAGGAILSLILNVLKGFNFSSESVARSEGSVNLYHHLVETLKFAGGQRWRLWDPRSHLDIQNASQDLLGEALAQHIRQQIDARGDHQLSHYSLARAWDHKTGTSHVSVLGEDGSAVAATSTINTPFGAMLYSPRTGVLLNNELLDLCWRRPPGSKVTPQPVPGERPPSSMVPSILVNTAQGSKLVIGGAGGELIVSAVAQAIINKLWLGFDLRTAIAAPILHVNSKGHVEYEPNFSQEVQKGLRARGHNETKSPFFLNVVQAVSQDGVCVYAAADPRKGGEASGY from the exons ATGGCCCAAGGCCGCAGGGCCATAGTCAGCATGGTGCTGCTGGGGTTGGGGCTGGCCTTGGCCATTATCGTGCCCGCCGTGGTCCTCTCTCGCCGCCACACCGGCTGCGGCCCCCAGGCCTTTGCCCATGCCGCGGTCGCCGCTGACTCCAAGGTCTGCTCGGACATTGGGCG AGCCATCCTCCAGCAGCATGGCTCACCTGTGGATGCCACCATTGCGGCTCTGGTCTGCACCGGAGTCGTCAACCCTCAGAGCATGGGCCTGGGCGGAGGGGTCATCTTCACCATCTACAATGCAACCACAG GGAAGGTGGAAGTCATCAATGCCAGGGAGACAGTGCCTGCCAGCTACGTCCCGGGCCTACTGGACCAGTGTGAGCGGGCCCAGCCACTGGGCACAG GGGCCCAGTGGATTGCAGTGCCGGGGGAGCTCCGTGGCTATGCCGAGGCCCACCGCCGCCACGGCCGCCTGCCCTGGGCACGGCTCTTCTGGCCCACCGTCTCCTTGCTCCGAGGGGACTACCGCATGCCCTCCATCCTCAGTCAGTTCCTGCAGAACGACTTCCTACGGCCTTCCTTGTACAGGACATCCCTGAG gcagCTCTTTTTCAACGGCACAGAACCCCTGAGGGCTCAGGACCCATTCCCCTGGCCCGCACTGGCCGCCACCCTGGAAACCGTGGCCACGGAGGGTGCAGAGGCCTTCTACACAGGGACGCTGGGCCAGACGCTGCTGGAGGACATTGCCAATCAAG GCAGCAGCCTGACCCCGCAGGACCTGGCCTCCTTCCAGCCGGAGGTAGTGGATGCCCTGGAGATGCCCCTGGGGGACTACACCCTGTACTCACCGCCACCACCTGCAGGGGGCGCAATTCTCAGCCTCATCCTCAACGTGCTCAAAG GGTTCAACTTCTCCTCGGAGTCAGTGGCCAGGTCCGAGGGGAGTGTGAACTTGTACCATCACCTTGTGGAGACGCTCAAGTTTGCCGGGGGACAGAGGTGGCGGCTGTGGGACCCCCGCAGCCACCTGGATATCCAG AACGCCTCCCAGGACCTGCTGGGAGAGGCTTTGGCCCAGCATATCCGCCAGCAGATCGACGCTCGGGGTGACCACCAGCTCAGCCACTACAGCTTGGCCAGGGCCTGGGACCACAAGACGGGCACGTCGCATGTGTCTGTGTTGGGGGAGGACGGAAGCGCCGTGGCAGCTACCAGCACCATCAACACGCC CTTTGGAGCAATGCTGTACTCCCCACGCACGGGCGTCCTGCTCAACAACGAGCTTCTGGACTTATGCTGGAGGCGCCCCCCGGGCTCCAAAGTCACCCCCCAACCCG TTCCAGGTGAGCGGCCTCCATCATCCATGGTTCCCTCCATCTTGGTCAACACAGCCCAGGGGTCAAAGCTGGTGATcggtggggctggtggggagcTCATCGTCTCTGCTGTGGCCCAG gCCATCATAAACAAGCTGTGGCTTGGCTTTGACCTGAGAACTGCCATTGCAGCCCCTATCTTGCATGTCAACAGCAAGGGCCATGTGGAGTACGAGCCCAACTTCAGCCAG gaGGTGCAGAAGGGGCTCCGGGCCAGGGGCCACAACGAGACCAAGAGTCCCTTTTTCCTGAATGTGGTCCAGGCTGTGTCCCAGGACGGGGTCTGTGTGTATGCCGCAGCGGACCCGAGGAAAGGTGGGGAGGCCTCAGGCTACTGA